In one Parageobacillus genomosp. 1 genomic region, the following are encoded:
- a CDS encoding glycosyltransferase family 4 protein, producing the protein MKVCHLTSVHPGEDIRIFVKECQSLARAGHDVTLIVANEPSRVVHNVRIVGVSAPARTRISRMLKATYQVYKQALKENAEVYHFHDPELIPVGLLLKKKGKKVIYDVHEDVPEQVLSKQWIPKPLRKPISFLVKSIEKFAAKQFDAIVTATPTINNRFKTYNEKSVTVHNFPILNELLDPNIDISNKDFSRPNIVYIGGITKLRGIKEMMLAVEKVNEHTDVKLQLAGKFAPEHLEYEMKQLSAWKYVQHLGWLNRQQIKDCLFNATLGLVLLHPEPRYIVSYPIKLFEYMSAGIPVIASHFPLWKEIVENCECGKCVNPLDVNEIARTIQWFIDNPEKAKQMGLNGRKAIEEKYNWENESKILIRLYEELSK; encoded by the coding sequence ATGAAAGTCTGTCATTTAACATCGGTTCACCCGGGAGAGGACATTCGAATATTTGTAAAAGAGTGCCAGTCACTTGCCAGAGCGGGACACGATGTAACCCTTATTGTAGCCAACGAGCCTTCAAGAGTAGTCCACAATGTGCGAATCGTTGGGGTGTCTGCGCCCGCTCGCACCCGCATTAGCCGTATGTTAAAAGCTACTTACCAAGTATATAAACAAGCATTGAAGGAAAATGCGGAAGTATATCATTTTCATGACCCTGAATTGATCCCGGTTGGGTTGTTGCTGAAGAAAAAAGGGAAAAAAGTGATTTACGATGTACACGAAGATGTTCCGGAACAAGTGTTATCGAAACAGTGGATTCCGAAGCCATTGCGTAAACCAATTTCTTTTTTAGTTAAAAGTATTGAAAAATTTGCTGCGAAACAGTTTGACGCCATTGTCACTGCTACGCCGACCATTAATAACCGTTTTAAAACATACAATGAGAAATCTGTAACAGTGCATAATTTTCCTATTTTAAATGAACTTCTTGATCCTAATATCGATATTTCGAACAAAGACTTTTCGCGGCCGAATATTGTCTATATAGGTGGAATTACGAAACTTAGGGGCATCAAGGAAATGATGCTGGCAGTAGAAAAAGTTAATGAGCATACGGATGTAAAACTTCAGCTGGCTGGAAAATTTGCACCGGAACATTTGGAATATGAGATGAAACAACTGTCTGCTTGGAAATATGTTCAGCATCTCGGCTGGCTTAACCGCCAACAGATTAAAGATTGTCTTTTTAATGCGACATTGGGGCTCGTACTTTTACATCCGGAGCCGCGATACATTGTTTCATATCCGATCAAGTTATTCGAGTATATGTCTGCTGGTATTCCTGTCATTGCGTCCCATTTTCCTTTATGGAAGGAAATTGTGGAAAATTGTGAATGCGGCAAATGTGTGAATCCGCTCGATGTGAACGAAATTGCCAGAACGATTCAATGGTTTATCGACAACCCAGAAAAGGCGAAACAGATGGGCTTGAATGGACGGAAAGCAATTGAAGAAAAGTATAATTGGGAAAACGAAAGCAAGATATTGATTCGTTTGTACGAGGAATTAAGCAAATAA
- a CDS encoding nucleotide sugar dehydrogenase, protein MEHENLNARVKELLNKIETKTATIGVVGLGYVGLPLAVEKAKAGYKVIGFDIQQKRVDMVNKGINYIGDIVDEELAEIVENQRLIATTDYSLIKEVDAVAICVPTPLDRYQQPDTSYVESSGKEIAKYLHPGMLVVLESTTYPGTTEEVLKPILENTGLKCGEDFFLAYSPERVDPGNKFYNTKNTPKVVGGVTPACTTVAAELYKNVLEGDVHIVSSPAVAEMEKILENTFRHINIALANEMAILCNRMGIDVWEVIDAAATKPYGFMAFYPGPGLGGHCIPIDPFYLTWKAREYNYHTRLIELAGEINNSMPEFVVTRCMHVLNNEKKALNGSNVVVLGVAYKKDIDDVRESPALDILDLLDKAGANWKVVDPFVREFKFNGEIVKPLELTRELLEEADLVLITTDHSTFDYEMVAKHAKLIFDTRNAMKAYRHIAKNYHRL, encoded by the coding sequence ATGGAACATGAGAACCTTAACGCAAGAGTGAAAGAATTACTCAATAAAATTGAAACGAAAACGGCCACGATCGGCGTGGTCGGATTGGGATATGTGGGATTGCCATTGGCTGTAGAGAAGGCAAAAGCAGGCTACAAAGTGATCGGATTCGATATTCAGCAAAAACGTGTTGACATGGTGAACAAGGGTATTAACTATATTGGTGACATTGTCGATGAAGAGCTGGCGGAGATTGTAGAGAATCAACGGCTCATAGCTACGACCGATTATTCCCTGATTAAAGAAGTGGATGCGGTGGCTATTTGTGTGCCAACTCCACTGGATCGCTATCAACAACCTGACACATCATATGTCGAAAGCTCGGGAAAAGAAATTGCGAAGTATTTACACCCCGGTATGCTTGTTGTATTGGAAAGCACTACGTACCCAGGGACAACAGAAGAGGTATTAAAACCGATTTTAGAGAATACAGGGTTAAAATGCGGTGAAGATTTCTTTTTAGCTTATTCCCCAGAGCGGGTGGATCCAGGCAATAAATTTTACAATACTAAAAACACGCCAAAGGTTGTTGGCGGGGTTACTCCTGCTTGTACAACAGTTGCAGCGGAATTGTATAAAAATGTACTCGAAGGAGATGTCCACATTGTTTCCAGTCCCGCTGTAGCGGAGATGGAGAAAATTTTGGAAAATACATTCCGGCATATTAACATTGCCCTTGCCAACGAAATGGCTATTTTATGTAACCGTATGGGAATCGATGTATGGGAAGTTATTGATGCAGCTGCAACAAAACCGTATGGCTTTATGGCGTTTTATCCGGGGCCTGGTCTTGGTGGACACTGCATCCCTATCGACCCGTTTTATCTAACTTGGAAGGCAAGGGAATACAATTACCATACAAGGCTGATTGAACTCGCTGGAGAGATTAATAACAGCATGCCGGAATTTGTTGTTACTCGTTGCATGCATGTGCTGAACAATGAGAAAAAGGCACTGAACGGATCGAATGTTGTTGTCTTAGGCGTAGCGTATAAAAAAGATATTGACGATGTTCGTGAATCTCCTGCTTTGGATATTCTCGACTTGTTAGATAAAGCGGGTGCAAATTGGAAAGTAGTTGATCCGTTTGTACGGGAATTTAAGTTTAACGGAGAAATCGTTAAGCCGCTTGAGTTAACAAGGGAATTGCTTGAAGAGGCCGATCTCGTTCTTATTACAACTGACCATAGCACCTTTGATTATGAGATGGTCGCAAAGCATGCTAAGTTAATTTTTGATACAAGAAATGCCATGAAGGCTTATCGTCATATAGCGAAAAACTATCATCGCCTATAG
- a CDS encoding glycosyltransferase family 4 protein: MSLKIWILNHVALKPNETGITRHYDLAKEMVKEGHEVTIFASSFLAYLFKWRNPKRKNYRENVNGVIYEWVWTLPYRGNGVRRLLNMISYFFTALYRGMRLKEKPDVVVGSSVHLFACLAGYFLSKWKKATYIVEIRDLWPRTLIDFGAMSEWHPVAIMFGLIERFVYKKSERIIVTLPGAHRYITSLGIPREKIYYIPNGIDLNRVNELKNASPLEKEIINIRNKHKKIAMYVGAHGMANALFTIVRSAKFVNPEEIAYVFIGEGPEKPNLMKEAEPFSNIYFFDGIPKSGVLPTLALADVLLVSMLNTSLYKYGISLNKLNDYLLAGKPILFAGNVYNNIVEEAGAGLTVEPENPEAFARGLMKLANLSEEEKLAIKQSSYRYLLENHDMKKLARKFLDVCEGKETMLKERGKQ, from the coding sequence GTGTCGTTGAAAATATGGATTTTGAACCATGTCGCTTTGAAACCAAATGAAACGGGAATTACAAGACACTACGATTTAGCCAAGGAAATGGTGAAGGAAGGGCACGAAGTTACGATATTTGCAAGCAGCTTCTTAGCTTACCTATTTAAATGGCGAAATCCAAAACGAAAAAACTACCGCGAGAATGTCAATGGTGTCATTTACGAATGGGTGTGGACGCTTCCGTACCGTGGCAATGGCGTACGAAGATTGCTCAACATGATCAGTTACTTTTTTACTGCGCTGTATCGCGGCATGCGCCTGAAAGAAAAACCGGATGTTGTAGTTGGTTCCTCTGTTCATTTGTTCGCATGTTTGGCGGGATATTTCTTAAGCAAATGGAAAAAGGCAACTTATATTGTTGAGATTCGTGATTTATGGCCGCGAACGTTGATTGATTTCGGCGCAATGAGTGAGTGGCATCCAGTTGCAATTATGTTTGGCCTAATTGAACGCTTTGTTTATAAAAAATCGGAACGAATTATTGTCACATTGCCAGGGGCTCATCGTTATATTACCAGTTTAGGTATTCCACGCGAAAAAATTTACTATATTCCAAACGGAATTGATTTGAATAGGGTCAACGAGTTAAAAAATGCATCACCGTTGGAGAAGGAAATAATAAATATCCGCAACAAGCATAAAAAAATTGCGATGTACGTCGGCGCGCACGGGATGGCGAATGCCCTTTTTACTATTGTTCGTAGCGCAAAGTTTGTAAACCCCGAGGAAATCGCTTATGTTTTTATCGGCGAGGGGCCTGAGAAACCAAATTTGATGAAGGAAGCTGAGCCTTTTTCTAATATTTACTTTTTTGATGGCATTCCTAAAAGTGGGGTGCTGCCAACACTAGCGCTAGCAGATGTGCTGCTAGTATCGATGCTAAATACCAGTCTATATAAATATGGAATCAGCCTAAACAAGCTAAACGATTATTTGTTGGCTGGCAAACCTATTTTATTCGCCGGAAATGTTTATAATAATATTGTCGAGGAAGCAGGTGCCGGACTGACAGTAGAACCTGAAAATCCCGAGGCATTTGCCCGAGGGCTGATGAAGTTGGCTAACTTAAGTGAGGAGGAAAAGCTGGCTATTAAACAGTCGAGTTATCGTTATTTGTTGGAAAATCACGATATGAAAAAGTTGGCAAGAAAGTTTTTAGACGTATGCGAAGGAAAAGAAACAATGTTAAAAGAGAGAGGTAAGCAATGA
- a CDS encoding Gfo/Idh/MocA family protein, producing MVNFAIVGCGHIAKKHAEAIRQVEGAKLYAVCDTVPERMDYYVKEFGAEAYSDLERLLENKDIDVVNICTPSGYHASIAQKAAEAKKHVIVEKPISLTLEDTNAIISKCNEHGVKLSVVHPNRFRPAMIWLKKIMDKNLLGKLSHANATVRWNRNQEYYDKAAWRGTKSLDGGVLMNQAIHNLDLLVWLMGEVEEVFSMSATRLRNIEAEDVSTGVVRFKSGALGVIEAATTIYPQNLEESISIFGEKGSVKIGGTTANFIEHCQIEGITAAEVDQIVQKIKEDPYGKPGHQCIIEDMITAIQEDRDPIVSGEDGKRALKLVLALYRSAETNKPVRLADL from the coding sequence ATGGTCAATTTTGCAATCGTCGGGTGCGGACATATTGCGAAAAAACACGCAGAAGCGATCCGGCAAGTAGAGGGTGCTAAATTGTATGCTGTATGTGATACGGTTCCGGAGCGGATGGACTATTATGTCAAGGAATTCGGGGCAGAAGCGTACTCCGATTTGGAACGATTATTGGAGAATAAAGATATAGATGTGGTGAATATATGTACGCCAAGCGGTTACCATGCTTCTATTGCACAGAAAGCAGCAGAGGCAAAAAAGCACGTTATCGTCGAAAAGCCGATTTCCTTGACATTGGAAGATACAAATGCAATAATCTCGAAATGTAATGAGCATGGTGTCAAGTTATCCGTAGTACACCCTAACCGTTTTCGGCCAGCGATGATTTGGCTAAAAAAAATCATGGATAAAAACTTGCTCGGGAAACTGAGTCACGCCAATGCTACTGTTCGTTGGAATCGCAATCAGGAGTATTACGACAAGGCTGCGTGGAGAGGGACAAAATCGTTAGACGGCGGTGTCCTTATGAACCAGGCTATCCATAATCTCGATCTGCTTGTTTGGCTGATGGGGGAGGTGGAAGAGGTATTTAGCATGAGCGCCACCCGTCTCCGCAACATCGAGGCTGAGGATGTTTCGACCGGTGTTGTTCGTTTTAAAAGCGGTGCATTAGGTGTTATTGAGGCAGCGACAACGATTTATCCCCAAAATTTAGAGGAGTCAATTAGTATTTTTGGCGAAAAAGGTTCTGTGAAAATTGGGGGGACTACAGCTAATTTTATTGAGCATTGTCAAATTGAGGGAATTACTGCGGCAGAAGTCGATCAGATAGTTCAAAAAATAAAAGAAGACCCATATGGGAAACCTGGGCACCAGTGCATTATCGAGGACATGATCACAGCTATTCAGGAAGATCGTGATCCTATTGTTTCGGGGGAAGACGGCAAAAGAGCCTTGAAGCTTGTTCTTGCCTTGTACCGGTCGGCTGAAACAAATAAGCCGGTAAGGTTAGCCGATCTGTAA